From the Perca flavescens isolate YP-PL-M2 chromosome 21, PFLA_1.0, whole genome shotgun sequence genome, one window contains:
- the hpdl gene encoding 4-hydroxyphenylpyruvate dioxygenase-like protein: protein MAALLTRLHHISFHVSNAEKIANDLVSKFKFSLFATRLTDRFRQLAFRKGAAVFIVKERPKESSVGLNEEPRRVSVGKYNQDHSAKCLYDACLPYPVDTVSNVCFEVDDVERSFRTLRHQGCNFLVPPTTVQDERGLVTYSVVKSIVGNVCHTLIDKTKYNGSFLPGFDVIEKDCGLPAEDMSCPITHFDHITYVCPRKTTHQVMRWYEKFFGFQRFFIDSDDDVDEGFVVHQDGIGLRLTAMEYWKCSKAGLILSSVDRKVPDCKFVIAESLPKQGRNQVATFLEQHDGPGIQHIGLYTQNIVSSAQAMADAGVHFFSPPHAYYTGVGKQQEIEEAGHNPQMLAQHGILLDTQTASSENRGYLLQVFTKPIFAEDTFFLELIERRGATGFGEGNIKALWRSVQAHMENQVGGSQVEGSPKTVQTAVY, encoded by the exons ATGGCAGCTTTATTGACTCGGTTACACCACATTTCGTTCCACGTTTCTAATGCGGAGAAAATAGCTAACGACCTTGTCTCTAAATTCAAGTTTAGTTTGTTTGCAACCAGACTAACCGACAGGTTCAGGCAGCTGGCTTTTAGAAAAGGAGCGGCTGTTTTCATTGTGAAAGAGAGACCAAAAGAGAGTAGTGTGGGACTGAATGAAGAGCCACGCCGGGTCAGCGTGGGGAAATACAACCAGGATCATTCTGCTAAATGTCTTTACGATGCCTGCCTACCTTACCCGGTGGATACTGTAAGCAACGTGTGTTTCGAGGTGGATGATGTGGAAAGGTCATTCAGGACTCTTCGCCATCAGGGATGCAATTTTCTCGTGCCGCCCACGACAGTTCAGGACGAGCGTGGTCTCGTCACGTACTCTGTGGTTAAATCTATTGTGGGAAATGTGTGCCACACGCTAATTGACAAGACCAAATATAATGGAAGCTTCTTGCCTGGATTTGATGTCATTGAAAAGGACTGCGGCTTGCCAGCAGAGGACATGTCTTGTCCAATCACACATTTTGATCACATAACCTATGTCTGTCCCAGGAAAACAACCCACCAGGTCATGAGGTGGTATGAGAAGTTCTTTGGTTTTCAGAGGTTTTTCATTGATAG tgatgacgaTGTGGACGAAGGTTTTGTCGTACACCAGGATGGCATTGGACTTCGCCTTACCGCCATGGAGTACTGGAAATGCAGCAAAGCAGGCCTCATTCTCTCATCTGTGGACAGAAAAGTGCCCGACTGCAAGTTTGTCATTGCTGAATCACTGCCTAAACAAG GCAGGAATCAGGTTGCCACCTTCTTGGAGCAGCATGACGGCCCAGGGATCCAGCACATTGGGctgtacacacaaaacattgttTCTTCTGCACAAGCGATGGCTGATGCTGGTGTCCACTTTTTCTCCCCGCCTCATGCCTACTACACTGGG GTGGGAAAACAGCAGGAGATAGAGGAGGCAGGACATAACCCCCAGATGCTGGCGCAGCATGGCATTCTCctagacacacagacagcatCCAGTGAAAACAGAGG ATACCTACTCCAAGTGTTCACCAAGCCCATCTTTGCAGAGGACACCTTCTTCCTCGAGCTGATAGAGCGAAGAGGGGCGACAGGTTTTGGTGAGGGGAACATCAAAGCACTGTGGAGGTCGGTGCAGGCGCACATGGAGAATCAGGTGGGGGGTTCTCAAGTAGAGGGATCCCCAAAAACTGTGCAAACTGCTGTGTATTAG
- the fam53b gene encoding protein FAM53B, translating to MFFAMVIIFKKTLEKKGADDVASKSTDLGPFQAQTMSQGTALFSCGLMETSRWHKLGHSCAIQQRPVGTSLESLWDVLPEVHKSSAHWDWDVGSTSTTITSLLHDLSLTEAASSHSTAPPSKRQCRSLSCSDELGSCRSTWRPQGSRVWTTVEKRRCHSGGSVQRGGVGNAQLGFPAMQRSSSFSLPARSNTLELPCFSQHIPCPSAFTGLTPTSPMILSSKPSAQPLYLSHEQICLPEPRGPSPPTSPDSTPELERRGGPGGLARSRSQPCVLNDKKTGVKRRRPADTQKQRPSLDLAKMTQKLRNFHSLSCPGITGEDRYASSQALPPLRSTAQCDTDDSSANERDLDVQPQTKEGENVPSDAAIEEVDWMPGTTNGKDNEPLWAGLCSMRKDVYQLGGELDIEQIERN from the exons ATGTTTTTTGCCATGGTAATCATTTTCAAGAAAACACTGGAAAAGAAGGGCGCCGATGATGTAGCATCCAAAAGTACAGATTTGGGCCCG TTCCAGGCACAGACCATGAGCCAGGGGACTGCACTTTTCTCTTGTGGACTCATGG AGACAAGCCGGTGGCATAAGTTGGGTCACAGCTGTGCCATACAGCAGAGGCCAGTTGGGACCAGCCTGGAGAGCCTGTGGGACGTCCTGCCTGAGGTGCACAAGAGTTCTGCCCACTGGGATTGGGATGTTGGCTCCACTTCGACCACAATCACCAGCTTGTTGCATGACCTCAGTCTGACTGAGGCTGCGTCGTCGCACTCCACCGCACCTCCTAGCAAGCGGCAGTGCCGGTCCCTTTCTTGCTCAGATGAGCTCGGTAGTTGCCGGTCTACCTGGCGCCCTCAGGGCTCTCGGGTGTGGACAACGGTGGAGAAGAGAAGGTGCCACAGTGGGGGCAGCGTCCAGCGCGGCGGGGTTGGGAACGCGCAGCTCGGCTTCCCGGCCATGCAGCGCAGCTCCAGCTTCAGCCTGCCCGCCCGCTCCAACACCCTGGAGCTGCCCTGCTTCTCCCAGCATATCCCCTGCCCCTCTGCCTTCACCGGTCTGACGCCCACGTCCCCCATGATCCTGTCCTCTAAGCCCTCAGCACAGCCCCTCTACCTCTCTCACGAACAGATCTGCCTCCCTGAGCCTCGTGGACCCTCGCCGCCCACCTCCCCTGACTCCACACCAGAGCTGGAGCGCCGTGGTGGACCAGGGGGTCTTGCCCGTAGTCGCTCACAGCCGTGCGTCCTCAACGACAAAAAGACCGGTGTGAAGCGCAGAAGACCAgctgacacacagaaacagaggcCTTCTCTGGACCTGGCCAAGATGACCCAG AAACTTCGGAATTTCCACAGCCTTAGCTGCCCTGGAATCACAGGAGAAGACCGCTATGCATCAAGCCAGGCCCTCCCCCCTCTCAGGAGCACCGCGCAGTGTGACACTGACGACTCGTCGGCAAATGAACGTGACCTGGACGTTCAGCCTCAGACCAAAGAAGGCGAGAACGTGCCGTCAGACGCCGCCATCGAGGAGGTGGACTGGATGCCAGGGACGACCAATGGGAAGGACAATGAGCCTCTGTGGGCGGGGCTGTGTAGCATGAGGAAGGACGTGTATCAGCTTGGAGGCGAGCTCGACATTGAGCAAATTGAGAGGAACTGA